The Bacteroidetes bacterium SB0662_bin_6 genome has a window encoding:
- a CDS encoding T9SS type A sorting domain-containing protein, whose protein sequence is MKIVTPMFLVCLLVFAGVFSGARPAFAQFDEVCPRPAEFPALDPNAATAEKVENGEATLTEFVTDYFTYALQVSASPLAAGYFGCALTHEGPWNYGSTYIATMTPRGTLVLHGKDILLSGGVVDSTMLRIVSEAASASLGGSTFEFEGDDGYALSYFNPDGSAAFLTAGLDIQESHLVEDAVDPGDPPAVTARDVKDRETLKAFVNGALDYMRGLYETEGFDATLRVKRILRDTTGYWRYGPTYLFVIDLTGYTFFHGAFPEKYELRAPTNTLRDAVTGELILPQIIAAATNNEEGGFVEYHFDNPDDDTDSAEIPKVTFARQYEVTFTLPNGNPASLKAIIGAGIYEDAVAACPRPDGIPALNPNAATAEQVENGDATLTQFVTGLLTYGAQIRGSRRSFGYIGCLATHEGPWNFGSTYLVTMTSAGRLVLHGQDVLLTGGLLDSPVFGSIAAAASASPIGSAFEFEGDDGYAFPSMQPDGSQGIATIGLDIRESHLVEETLDPGAAPAVTARDVTDRESLQAFVNGAADYLEELYAAGGLDAILKVKKILRDMTGYWRHGPTYLFIMDRNGYTLFHGAFPEKYELQAPTETLRDAVTDELILPKIIAAATSDEEGGFVEYHFDNPDDDTDSAEIPKVTFALEREFIYVFPDSTERPFDLIIGAGIYEDDVTSVEPVDGEIPAAFALEQNYPNPFNPSTMIEFSLKRAQAVTLTVYDVLGRKVRVLTDGVQPAGRYSVSFHGAGLAGGTYLYVLRTEQHVSVKKMTLLK, encoded by the coding sequence ATGAAGATTGTAACCCCGATGTTTTTGGTGTGCCTGCTGGTGTTTGCAGGTGTATTCTCCGGAGCGCGCCCAGCCTTTGCACAGTTCGATGAAGTCTGCCCGAGACCGGCTGAGTTTCCGGCCCTGGACCCGAACGCAGCAACGGCTGAAAAGGTGGAGAATGGCGAGGCCACCCTGACAGAATTCGTCACCGATTATTTCACGTACGCACTGCAAGTCAGCGCTTCTCCGCTGGCGGCCGGGTACTTCGGATGTGCTTTGACGCATGAGGGACCCTGGAATTACGGCTCCACCTACATTGCTACCATGACCCCCAGAGGCACGCTGGTTCTGCACGGCAAGGATATACTTTTGTCGGGCGGAGTGGTCGACTCTACTATGCTCCGGATAGTCAGCGAGGCAGCTTCTGCATCGCTGGGTGGCAGTACTTTCGAGTTTGAGGGCGACGACGGCTACGCGCTCTCTTACTTTAACCCCGATGGCAGCGCGGCCTTCCTGACTGCCGGCCTTGATATTCAGGAATCCCATCTCGTGGAAGACGCCGTCGATCCCGGCGATCCCCCAGCCGTAACGGCCCGCGATGTAAAGGACCGCGAGACACTGAAGGCTTTCGTGAACGGGGCACTGGATTACATGCGGGGCCTCTATGAAACAGAAGGTTTTGATGCCACTCTTAGAGTAAAGAGGATATTGCGGGATACGACCGGATACTGGAGATACGGCCCCACCTACCTCTTTGTCATCGATCTCACCGGCTATACATTCTTTCACGGGGCGTTCCCGGAGAAATACGAGCTCCGGGCTCCCACGAATACGCTCAGAGACGCCGTTACCGGAGAGCTTATTCTGCCTCAGATTATCGCGGCAGCGACCAACAACGAAGAGGGAGGCTTCGTCGAGTATCATTTCGACAATCCCGATGACGACACCGACAGTGCCGAAATTCCCAAGGTGACCTTCGCCCGCCAGTATGAAGTTACATTCACCCTCCCCAATGGTAACCCGGCATCCCTTAAAGCCATCATCGGCGCCGGCATATATGAGGATGCAGTGGCGGCGTGCCCGAGGCCGGATGGCATTCCGGCTCTGAACCCGAATGCAGCAACCGCTGAACAGGTGGAGAACGGCGATGCCACCCTTACACAATTCGTGACCGGTTTGTTAACATACGGGGCGCAAATCCGGGGCTCGCGAAGGTCGTTCGGGTACATCGGATGTCTCGCAACACATGAGGGCCCCTGGAATTTTGGTTCTACCTATTTGGTAACCATGACATCTGCCGGCAGACTGGTTTTGCATGGGCAGGATGTGCTTTTGACGGGCGGACTGCTTGATTCTCCTGTTTTCGGGTCGATCGCCGCGGCAGCGTCTGCGTCGCCAATTGGAAGTGCTTTCGAGTTTGAGGGCGACGACGGCTACGCCTTCCCTTCCATGCAACCCGACGGTAGCCAGGGCATCGCAACCATTGGCCTCGATATCCGGGAATCTCATCTCGTGGAAGAAACGCTCGATCCCGGCGCTGCTCCAGCCGTAACAGCCCGCGATGTAACGGACCGCGAAAGCCTGCAGGCTTTTGTGAACGGGGCGGCGGATTACCTTGAAGAACTCTATGCCGCAGGAGGACTTGACGCCATCCTGAAAGTAAAGAAGATATTGCGGGATATGACCGGGTACTGGAGACACGGCCCCACCTACCTCTTTATCATGGATCGTAACGGCTACACACTCTTTCATGGGGCGTTTCCAGAGAAGTACGAGTTGCAGGCTCCCACGGAGACCCTCAGGGACGCTGTTACCGACGAGCTTATTCTACCGAAGATTATCGCGGCGGCGACGAGCGACGAAGAGGGAGGCTTCGTCGAGTATCATTTCGACAATCCCGATGACGACACCGACAGCGCTGAAATACCCAAGGTGACCTTCGCCCTCGAGCGTGAATTTATATACGTCTTTCCTGATAGTACCGAAAGACCCTTTGACCTCATCATAGGCGCCGGCATATATGAGGATGACGTAACGTCGGTCGAGCCTGTGGACGGAGAAATTCCCGCAGCCTTCGCGCTGGAGCAGAACTATCCGAACCCGTTCAATCCCTCCACAATGATCGAGTTCTCGCTCAAGCGGGCGCAGGCCGTCACGCTGACGGTCTATGACGTGCTCGGTCGCAAGGTCCGCGTGCTGACCGACGGCGTGCAGCCCGCGGGCCGCTACAGTGTCTCTTTCCATGGAGCGGGTCTGGCCGGGGGTACGTACCTGTACGTCTTGCGTACTGAACAGCACGTTTCTGTAAAGAAGATGACCTTGCTCAAATAG
- a CDS encoding winged helix-turn-helix transcriptional regulator, translating into MNEDQHTEWKESWHDKYLEWLCAFANAQGGVLEVGRNDKGKMVGLDNAERLMEELPNKLRDLLGIVADINLLEENGQSYVQIVVEPYPVAISYRGKYHYRSGSTKQVLTGAALDRFLLGKTGKRWDAAPVPRVGVGDLDAESLIRFRKRATHTNRLEKDVLDEDNVGLIEKLRLTEGRYLKRAAILLFHPDPERFFTGAAVRIGYFEGETDLRYQDEICGNLFMQVNTTMDLLLTKYLKATISYEGIQRIETYPVPERALREAVLNAIVHRDYAIPAHIQIRIYADRLQIWNPGELPEGWSLEKLLGRHPSQPFNPDVANAFFRAGEIETWGRGIQRILEACREADTPEPDIRVESDGLWIDFPFSKAYRDSIGPGDGTFEASAATTQEKILALLREDPELTRKALAEHIGITLSGVKYHLANLRKAGRIRRVGSTRKGRWEIMDDDHL; encoded by the coding sequence ATGAACGAGGATCAGCACACCGAATGGAAAGAGTCCTGGCACGATAAGTACTTGGAGTGGCTGTGCGCTTTCGCTAATGCGCAGGGCGGCGTGCTGGAAGTGGGCCGCAACGACAAGGGGAAAATGGTGGGGCTCGACAACGCTGAACGGTTAATGGAAGAGTTACCCAACAAACTCCGCGACCTGCTCGGAATTGTGGCCGACATTAATCTTCTGGAGGAGAATGGGCAATCATACGTACAGATTGTGGTCGAACCGTATCCGGTGGCGATCAGCTATCGCGGCAAGTATCACTATCGAAGCGGCAGTACCAAGCAGGTGCTCACGGGCGCGGCTCTTGATCGCTTCCTGCTGGGAAAAACGGGAAAGCGCTGGGATGCAGCACCGGTTCCGCGCGTGGGGGTTGGCGACCTGGATGCCGAAAGTTTGATCAGATTCCGCAAGCGGGCAACCCACACCAACCGTCTGGAAAAGGATGTACTCGACGAGGATAATGTTGGACTGATTGAAAAATTGCGGCTGACAGAGGGACGATATCTCAAACGAGCTGCCATCCTCCTGTTTCATCCAGATCCTGAACGCTTCTTTACCGGGGCAGCGGTCAGGATTGGCTATTTTGAGGGCGAGACCGACCTGCGGTATCAGGACGAGATATGTGGCAATCTGTTCATGCAGGTCAATACAACGATGGACCTGTTGCTGACCAAGTACCTCAAGGCCACCATTAGTTACGAAGGTATCCAGCGCATTGAGACCTATCCGGTACCGGAAAGGGCGTTGCGGGAAGCGGTGTTGAATGCCATCGTCCATCGGGATTACGCCATTCCCGCACACATACAAATTCGGATATACGCCGACCGGTTACAGATATGGAATCCCGGGGAATTGCCCGAGGGTTGGTCGCTGGAAAAATTACTGGGCCGGCATCCTTCCCAACCCTTCAATCCGGATGTGGCGAATGCCTTTTTTCGAGCCGGAGAAATCGAAACCTGGGGCAGAGGAATTCAGCGTATCCTCGAGGCCTGTCGCGAGGCGGATACGCCCGAGCCGGACATACGGGTGGAATCGGACGGATTATGGATCGATTTTCCGTTTTCAAAGGCTTACCGTGACAGCATTGGACCCGGTGATGGCACTTTCGAAGCATCGGCGGCGACCACCCAGGAAAAGATCCTTGCCTTATTGCGCGAGGATCCGGAACTCACCAGAAAAGCCTTGGCAGAACACATAGGAATCACTCTTTCCGGCGTCAAGTATCACCTTGCTAATCTCAGAAAAGCAGGTCGCATCCGCCGTGTCGGGTCCACCAGGAAGGGGCGCTGGGAGATTATGGATGACGACCATTTATAA